Proteins from one Candidatus Binatia bacterium genomic window:
- a CDS encoding response regulator transcription factor translates to MGPIKVVLADDHALFREGLRRILSLERDVLVVGEASRGDEIAKVVERTKPDVLLLDLKMPKGDVVQTLLDVNERNPSTKVIILTAYSEDENILNAAKGGAKGYVMKGVSSSTLLQAIKTAHGGGLWIDKETPSAEAFEEIAQAQHGAAVSVQAPKSINTLTKRELEILHLVAEGLTNEEIGKKIFISEKTVKTHLTNIFDKLKVNNRFKAALLIMNRPMDLWPTSGIIKNKASGR, encoded by the coding sequence ATGGGACCTATCAAAGTCGTGTTAGCGGACGACCACGCGCTTTTCCGGGAAGGGCTCAGGCGGATTCTATCGTTGGAAAGAGATGTGCTCGTCGTGGGAGAGGCCTCTCGCGGCGACGAGATCGCGAAAGTGGTGGAACGCACGAAACCTGATGTTTTGCTCCTGGACCTCAAAATGCCCAAGGGCGACGTGGTCCAAACGCTACTGGATGTGAACGAAAGAAATCCTTCCACAAAAGTAATCATCCTCACCGCCTATTCAGAAGACGAGAATATTCTCAATGCGGCTAAAGGTGGAGCTAAAGGATACGTCATGAAAGGGGTTTCCTCATCCACGTTATTGCAGGCAATCAAAACCGCGCACGGCGGGGGTCTTTGGATCGACAAGGAGACGCCATCGGCGGAAGCATTCGAGGAGATCGCTCAAGCCCAACATGGAGCCGCCGTCAGCGTACAAGCTCCTAAGTCTATCAACACGTTGACGAAACGAGAGCTGGAAATTCTTCATCTCGTCGCCGAGGGCTTGACCAATGAGGAGATCGGCAAGAAAATTTTTATCAGCGAAAAAACTGTGAAGACTCACCTGACGAACATTTTCGACAAGCTCAAGGTCAACAATCGCTTCAAGGCCGCGCTGCTGATCATGAACCGCCCCATGGACCTATGGCCGACAAGCGGAATTATAAAAAATAAAGCTTCCGGCAGGTGA